The genomic segment CACCGTCGCCATGCGGGTCGTCGGCCTGCTGCTGGTCAGCGCCCTGATGGTGGTGCCGGTCGCGGCGGCCCAGCAGGTGTCGAAGTCCTTCCGGCTGACCTTCGTGCTCTCCGTGGTGATCGGCACCGCCGTCACCCTGGCCGGCACCGTCACCTCGTACTACCAGGACGTCCCGCCCGGCGCGACGATCGTGCTGCTGGCCATCGCCGCCTTCGTCGCGCTGACCGCGCTGGCCGCCCCGCTGGCCCGCCGCAGGGCCCGGGGACGCACGGCCGAGGGTGAGAAGTGCACCCTGGAAGTACCGGCGAGCCGGACCGCCGCGGACGACGTCCGCGTATGAGGATTTCGCCCGGTCCGGCTGGCACAATGGCCCGACATCTGTACGGGCGACATGAGGAGGCAGCTGTGACGGCGCCGATCAGTGGCACGAACGCGGCTCCGGTACGGGGGCGGTCCACCCGCCAGCGGGCGGCGGTCGCGGCGGCGCTCGACGAGGTCGACGAGTTCCGCAGCGCCCAGGAGCTGCACGACGTCCTCAAGCACCGGGGCGACTCGGTGGGGCTGACCACCGTCTACCGCACCCTCCAGTCCCTCGCCGACGCGGGCGAGGTGGACGTGCTGCGCACCACCGAGGGCGAGTCGGTCTACCGCCGCTGCTCGACCGGTGATCACCACCACCACCTGGTCTGCCGGGTCTGCGGCAAGGCCGTGGAGGTGGAGGGCCCGGCCGTGGAGCAGTGGGCCGAGACGATCGCCTCCCAGCACGGCTACGTCAACGTGGCGCACACCGTGGAGATCTTCGGGACCTGCGCGGAGTGCGCGGACTGCGCGGCCGAGAAGCACTGACACACGGCAGGAGGGGGGAGAACCGGTGGCCGGTTCTCCCCCCTCCCGCTCGTTCTCACGCCCCGGAAGCGGGCTCCACGGCCGGGGCGGCCTCCTGCGCACCGCCGAAGCGGCGGTCGCGCTGGGCGTACTCCAGGCAGGCGCGCCACAGGTCGCGGCGGTCGAAGTCGGGCCACAGCACGTCCTGGAAGACCATCTCGGCGTACGCGCTCTGCCAGATCAGGTAGTTGGAGGTGCGCTGCTCGCCGCTGGGGCGCACGAAGAGGTCCACGTCCGGCATGTCCGGGTAGTAGATGTACTTCGCGAACGTCTTCTCGTTGACCTTCGACGGGTCGAGCTTCCCCGCGGCGACGTCCTGGGCGATGCGCTGCGCGGCGTCGGCGATCTCGGCCCGGCCGCCGTAGTTGACGCAGAAGTACAGCGTCATCTTGTCGTTGTCCTTGGTCTGCTCCTGGGCGACCTGGAGCTCCTGGACGACGGACTTCCACAGCTTGGGCATCCGGCCGACCCAGCGGATGCGGATGCCGAGCTCGTCCATCTCGTCGCGGCGGCGGCGGATGACGTCCCGGTTGAAGTTCATCAGGAACTTCACCTCTTCCGGGGACCGCTTCCAGTTCTCGGTGGAGAAGGCGTAGAGCGAGAGGTTCTTCACGCCCATCTCGATGCAGCCCTTGAGGACGTCCATCACGACGCTCTCGCCGACCTTGTGGCCCTCGGTGCGCGGCAGGCCGCGCTCCTTGGCCCAGCGGCCGTTCCCGTCCATCACGACGGCCACGTGCTGGGGCACCAGCTCGGCGGGGATCTTCGGGGGCGTCGCACCGGAGGGGTGCGGCTCGGGGGTCTTGTACGTGCGCCGGTTACGGCCGCCGAGGATCCCGCGTACTGCCATGAGCTTCTCTCGTCTCCCTGTGTCGCTCTTCCACGAACGCTGCGAGGGTCACTGTTCCACGTACCGCAGCGAGCGCAGACCGCGCTCCAGATGCCAGTGCAGATAGGCGGACACCAGTCCGCTCCCCTCCCTGGCATGCCGCGCCTCGCACGCGTCCGCCGTCGCCCAGTCGCCGCTGAGCAGCGCGCTCAGCAGGGTCAGGGCCTCCGCCGAGGGTACGACGCTGCCGGGCACCCGGCAGTCGGTGCAGACGGCTCCGCCGGCCGCGATGGAGAAGAAACGGTTCGGACCGGGCATTCCGCACCGAGCGCAGTCCTCGAAGCTGGGGGCGTAGCCGTTGACGGCGAGGGAGCGCAGCAGGAACGCGTCGAGGATGAGGTGGGGCGCGTGCTCGCCCCGGGCCAGGGTGCGCAGTCCGCCGACGAGGAGGAGGTACTGCTGGACGGCGGGTTCGCCCTCGTGGTCGGTGAAGCGTTCGGCGGTCTCCAGCATCGCGGTGCCGGCGGTGTAGCGGGCGTAGTCGGTGACGATCCGGCCGCCGTACGGGGCGATGGTCTCGCTCTGGGTGCAGAGCGGCAGCCCGCGGCCGATCAGCTCGCTGCCGCGCGCGAAGAACTGCACGTCCACGTGGGAGAAGGGTTCGAGGCGGGCGCCGAACTTGGACTTGGTGCGGCGCACCCCCCGGGCGACGGCACGCACCCGCCCGTGGCCGCGGGTCAGCAGGGTGATGATCCGGTCGGCCTCGCCCAGTTTCTGCGTACGCAGTACGACGCCGTCGTCCCGGAACAAGCTCATGGCCCCATTGTCGCCCACCGGCCCGCGATCGGGTCGGCGGTCCCCGCGACCGCCCCGCGGCCCCCGGCCGCCCCTGCCGCTTCCCGGGCCGCCCTCAAGGGCATCCGGGAGCGCGCAGAGGCGCACAAGGGCACCCAGCGGCGCTCAGGAGGGCATGCGGGCCGCTTCCGTGAGCAGGCGGGCGGTGTCCTCGGGGCAGATCCGCAGGGCGCGGCCCACGGTGGTCAGCACCTCGCGCTCGGCGGCGCCGTACGGGCCGTCGGCCAGCGCGATCCGGGCGCCCTGGAGCAGCACCGACTCGCGGCCCGCCGGGACCAGGTGGTGGGCGAGCGGGGTGAGCACCTCGTGCAGCTCGATGGCGAGCGCCGCGCCGCACGCCCCGGCGGCGCCGACGCCGTCGTCGTGGCCGATGTCGGCGGTCAGCACCTCCACGACGGTGAGGAGCTGCTCCTGCGAGCAGTCGTCGAGCCCGGCCTCGCGGACGGTGTGCGCGGCGGTCTCCAGAGCGGTGCGCGGGGTGCCGCCCGAGGCCAGGACGGCCAGCGCGACCGTATGCACGGCCTCCCGGAGCATGGTGGAGAACCGGGTGGTGGTGGGGTGTTCCAGCGCCTCGGTGCCGACGTGGGCGCCGCAGTCCGCGCACTCCACGACGGGGCCCGTCTCGCCGCGCCGCAGCAGTGGCACTCCGAGCACGGTGAGCCTGCGACGGCCGGTGAGGCGGCGGTAGTTGCGGTCCCCGCCGCAGTCCTGGCAGAAGAATTCGCCGTCGCCGACGACGTCCCATGCGGTGCGGAGGCCGTAGAGACCTGTTCTCAGGGCGCGTTGTCCTCTGGTTGACCGCACGTCGCACACCTCCGTAACGCTCCGGCAACATTGCCGTGTGTTGCACGTGATGTTAGCCACATGCGCGAGGCGGCGTCATCACCCTCACTGTCACAACACCCGGAAATGGCCGAACCCCGCCCACCCGGAACGGGCGGACGGGGTTCGGCGAACGGTGGTTCACCGGATCAACCGGACATGCGTACGGGGCGTACTCCCCTGGGTCTCACCGGATCGACGGGCAACCGACCGGGGCGTCGGGCGACGGCGTCAACCGGCCACCGCCCGACTCGCTCAGCGGCCCGCGCGGTTGACGGCGGAGACGACCGCCTTGAGCGAGGCCCGGGTGGTGTTGGCGTCGATGCCGATGCCCCACAGGACCTTGCCGTCGATCGCGCACTCGATGTAGGAGGCGGCCTGCGAGCTGGCGCCCTCGCTCATGGTGTGCTCGGTGTAGTCCAGCAGGCGCGCGTCGATGCCGATGCCCGCCAGCGCCTCGAAGAAGGCGGAGATCGGGCCGTTGCCCGTACCGGTCAGCACGGTGTCCGCGCCGTCCACGGTCGCCTCGACGGTCAGGGTGTCCCGGCCGTCCTGCTCGGTGGTGGTCTGGCCCGAACGGATCTGGACACGGCCCCAACGGGCTTCGGCGTCACCGGTGTTGGGCAGGTACTCGTCCTCGAAGGCGGACCAGATCTGCGCCGGGGTGACCTCGCCGCCCTCGGCGTCGGTCTTGGCCTGGATGATCCGGGAGAACTCGATCTGCATACGGCGCGGCAGGTCCAGCTTGTGGTCGTTCTTCAGGACGTACGCGATACCGCCCTTGCCGGACTGCGAGTTGACGCGGATCACGGCCTCGTAGGAGCGGCCGACGTCCTTCGGGTCGATCGGCAGGTACGGGACGGCCCACTCGATGTCGTCGACGGTCTTGCCCTGGGCGGCCGCGTCGGCCTCCATGGCGTCGAAGCCCTTCTTGATGGCGTCCTGGTGGGAGCCGGAGAAGGAGGTGTACACGAGGTCGCCCGCGTAGGGGTGGCGCGGGTGGACCTCCATCTGGTTGCAGTACTCGCTGGTGCGGCGGATCTCGTCGATCTGCGAGAAGTCGATCTGCGGGTCGACGCCCTGGGAGAAGAGGTTCATGCCCAGGGTGACCAGGTCGACGTTGCCGGTGCGCTCGCCCTGGCCGAACAGGCAGCCCTCGACGCGGTCGGCGCCGGCCATCAGCGCCAGCTCGGCGGCGGCGACGGCCGTGCCGCGGTCGTTGTGGGGGTGGACGGACAGGCAGACGAACTCACGGCGGGACAGGTTGCGCGACATCCACTCGAACCGGTCCGCGTGCGTGGACGGCGTCGAACGCTCCACGGTGGCGGGCAGGTTGAGGATGATCTCGCGGCCCTCCTCCGGCTGCCACACGTCGCAGACGGCCTCGCAGACCTCCAGGGCGAAGTCCAGCTCGGTGTCGGTGAAGATCTCGGGGCTGTACTGGTAGCCGAAGATCGTGTCGCCGCCCAGGATCTTCTCGGCGTACTCCATGACCAGCCGGGTGCCGTCCACCGCGATCTGCTTGACCTGCTCCTTCGTCCCGCGGAAGACCACGCGGCGGAAGGTGGGGGCGGTGGCGTTGTACAGGTGGACGGTGGCCCGGTGCGCGCCGCGCAGCGACTCGATGGTCCGCTCGATCAGTTCCTCGCGGGACTGGGTCAGGACGGAGATCGTCACGTCCTCGGGGATCGCGCCCTCTTCGATGATGGAGCGTACGAACGCGAAGTCGGTCTCGCCGGAGGCCGGGAAGCCGACCTCGATCTCCTTGTAGCCCATCTTCACGAGCAGGTCGAACATCTCGCGCTTGCGGGCCGGGGACATCGGGTCGATCAGGGCCTGGTTGCCGTCGCGCAGGTCCGTGGAGAGCCAGCGGGGCGCCACCGTGATCCGCTTGTCCGGCCAGGTGCGGTCGGGGATCTCCACCGCTTCGTACCGGCCGTACTTGTGGATCGGCATTCCGGAGGTCTTCTGGAGCTGCGTCGCGTTGGTGATCGGCGTGGGACGGCCGACAGAATTACCGGAAATGTTCACGGTGGTCATGACGTGGGGCTCCTCGGGGTCCAGCTGGTGGGACGGCCGACTGTGTCGCTGCAGCACCAGACTCCGCGGGGAGGGGGTCGGCCTACGACTACAGGCCCTCGCCGCGGCAGCTAAGGAGAAGCAGCCCGAAACGCATGATGCGACGAGAGTAACCGAGAGGTGCGCGGGACGCCGGTCCGTATCAGTATGCGGGACCGTGCACACATGACGAGTAAACAGTGATGCATCACTCTATTTCGTCAATTGCCGTCGCAACCAGTGACAGAGCGATGACAGAGTGCCACAGTCATTTGCATGATCTCTCGATCCAACGACGGTTCCGGTATCCACCCCGTCTTCTGCACCATCGTTCCGCCGCACCTCCTCGACCAGCTGGCGCAGTCCGACGACCCCGCGGTCGCCGGACCCGCCCGGCGCACGCTCGACACGGACGGCACGCGCCGCACCCTGCGCCACGCGGCTTCGCTGGCCGCCACCGCCCCGGCGCCGGCCACCGCGGGCGCCGTCCCCAGCAAGCCCCGCCGCACCCTCTACGACTGCCGCCACCACACGGTGCTGCCCGGACGCAAGGTCCGCGGTGAGGGCGACGAGCCCACCGGCGACGCCAGCGTCAACCGCGCGTACGCCGGCTTCGGCGCCACCTTCGACCTGCTGCTCTCCGCCTACGGCCGCAGCTCGCTCGACGGGAAGGGCATGCGGCTCATCGGCTCGGTCCACTACGACCGCGACTACAACAACGCCTTCTTCGACGGCCAGCAGATGGTCTTCGGCGACGGTGACAACGAGGTCTTCCTCGACTTCACCCTCTCCATCGACGTGATCGCCCACGAACTGGCGCACGGACTCACCCAGCACACCGCCAACCTCGTCTACGAGGGCCAGCCCGGCGCGCTCAACGAGTCCGTGTCGGACGTCTTCGGCTCCCTGGTCAAGCAGTACTCCCTGGGGCAGAGCGCCGAGCAGGCCGACTGGCTGATCGGCGCGGGGCTGCTCGCCCCCCGGGTCACCGGCGAGGGGCTGCGTTCGCTGAAGGCGCCGGGCACCGCGTACGACGACGACGTGCTCGGCAAGGACCCGCAGCCGGCCTCGATGGAGGACTACATCGAGACCGACGACGACAACGGCGGCGTCCACCTCAACTCCGGCATCCCCAACCGCGCCTTCTACCTCGCCGCTTCCGCCCTCGGCGGGAACGCCTGGGAGCGGGCCGGCCAGATCTGGTACGACGTGCTGACCGGCGGCGAGCTGACCGCGACGGCGGACTTCGCGGACTTCGCCCGGCTCACCGTGGCGGCGGCCCGCGACCGCTTCGGCGACGGGGACGAGCGCGAGGCCGTGATCAAGGGGTGGTCGGAAGTGGGCGTGCCGACCACGTGAGCGGGTCAGTATGGGTCCCATGCGCATTCGAGTGAGCAGGACCGGCGGGTTCGCCGGCCTCTCCCGCCGGGGTGAGATCGACACGGCAGGGCGGGAGGACGCCGCCGACTGGGAGTCCCTGGCCCGTTCCGCGCTCGCGGAGGGGGCCGGGTCCCCGCCGGCGGGGGTGCCGGACGGCTTCCGGTACACGATCACCGTCGACGGGCGGTCCGTGCACTGCGCGGACCCGGACCTGACCGAAGACCAGCGCACGCTGGTCTCACGCGTCCTCCGCGAGGGGGCGTGAGACCGGCGGCGCGCCGGTGGAGCGGGTAGGCCGGCAGCTCGGCCCGACGGGCGGGCTCGCTCAGAAACCGAGCTTGCGCAGCTGCTTCGGGTCGCGCTGCCAGTCCTTGGCGACCTTGACGTGCAGGTCGAGGAAGACCGGGGTGCCGAGCAGCGCCTCGATCTGCTTGCGGGACTTGGTCCCGACGTCCTTCAGCCGCTGCCCCTTGGGGCCGATGATGATGCCCTTCTGGCTGGGGCGCTCGATGTAGACGTTGGCGTGGATGTCCAGCAGCGGCCTGTCCGCGGGGCGGTTCTCGCGGGGCAGCATCTCCTCGACGACGACCGCGATGGAGTGCGGCAGCTCGTCGCGTACGCCTTCGAGCGCGGCCTCGCGGATCAGCTCCGCGACCATGACCTGCTCGGGCTCGTCGGTGAGGTCGCCCTCCGGGTAGAGCGGCGGGCTCACCGGCAGCAGCGGGGCGATCAGGTCGGCGAGCAGCCCGACCTGCTCGTCCTTGACCGCCGAGACCGGCACGATCTCGGCCCATTCGAAGCCGAGCTCCTGGCCCAGCTGGGAGACGGCCAGCAGCTGTTCGGCGAGCGCCCGGGAGTCGACCAGGTCCGTCTTGGTGATGACCGCGATCTTCGGGGTCTTCTTGATGGCGGCGAGTTCCTTGATGATGAACTTGTCGCCGGGGCCGAGCTTCTGGTCGGCGGGCAGGCAGAAGCCGATGACGTCGACCTCGGCCCAGGTGGTCCGCACGACGTCGTTCAGCCGCTCGCCGAGCAGGGTGCGCGGCTTGTGGAGTCCCGGGGTGTCGACCAGGATCAACTGCGCGTCGTCACGGTGCACGATGCCGCGCACGGTGTGCCGGGTGGTCTGGGGGCGGTTGGACGTGATCGCCACCTTCTGCCCGACCAGAGCGTTCGTGAGGGTGGACTTGCCCGCGTTGGGGCGGCCCACGAAGCAGGCGAAACCGGCCCGGTGGGGGGCGGTGTCCGTGGCCTGCCGCGCAGCGGCTTCGGGGTTCGGTCGAGCGCTCATGGCGCCCATTGTCCCCGATCGCGGCGGCCCGGCGCACAACGGTCGCCCGCCCGGCCCGGCGACGCGTGCGCCCGGCCCCTCGCACGGCCGCCCGGGGCGGCGCCCCGGGTAGCGTGCCCTCCATGTTCGTCGCCCGCTCCGCCGCCCTCTTCGTCGTCGCCGCCCTCTTCGAGATCGGGGGTGCCTGGCTGGTCTGGCAGGGCATCCGCGAGCACCGGGGCTGGGCCTGGATCGGTGCGGGGGTGATCGCCCTCGGGGTGTACGGGGCGGTGGCGACGCTCCAGAGCGACGACAACTTCGGCCGTATCCTCGCCGCTTACGGCGGGGTCTTCGTGGCCGGCTCGATCGCCTGGGGCATGGTCGCGGACGGCTACCGCCCGGACCGCTGGGACATCACGGGCGCGCTGATCTGCCTCGCCGGCATGGCCGTGATCATGTACGCGCCCCGGGGGCACTGACCCGATCACGGCCGACCCGTCCGCCTCGGTCGGGGGACCTGCGGGACGTGGGCGAAGTCACGGTGTCACCCCGCGGTGACCCGCACCCGCACGTTCCCGTCCGGGCCCGCCAGGAACACCGGGGTGTCCGCCCCGCCGAGGTCGCGCACCGCCGCCCGGTCCGCGTCGGAGGGGGCCTCGGCGTCCGAGACCACCGCGGCGGCTTCGAGCGAGGTGGCACCGCTGGCCACGGCCATCGCCACGGCCGTCTGCAGGGCGGTGAGCCGCAGCGACTCCAGGGCCACCGTGCCCGCCACGTACGTACGTCCCGTCTCGTCGCGTACGGCCGCGCCCTCCGGCACTCCGTTGCGGGCGCGGGCGCTGCGCGCCAGGGTGACGATCTTGCGGTCCTCGGCCCCGAGGTCGGTGCTGTCTGTCATGTGCCGAGCATACGAACCGTGTGGCGCGCGCCTCATCCCGGTACCGGGTACATCGCGTCGCGTCGCCCCTCCGGGGACGCCAGCCACTTGAGCCGCTCCTCGGTGCCGGTCCCGGGCAGCGGGGTGTGC from the Streptomyces sp. NBC_01335 genome contains:
- a CDS encoding Fur family transcriptional regulator → MARHLYGRHEEAAVTAPISGTNAAPVRGRSTRQRAAVAAALDEVDEFRSAQELHDVLKHRGDSVGLTTVYRTLQSLADAGEVDVLRTTEGESVYRRCSTGDHHHHLVCRVCGKAVEVEGPAVEQWAETIASQHGYVNVAHTVEIFGTCAECADCAAEKH
- a CDS encoding isoprenyl transferase, producing the protein MAVRGILGGRNRRTYKTPEPHPSGATPPKIPAELVPQHVAVVMDGNGRWAKERGLPRTEGHKVGESVVMDVLKGCIEMGVKNLSLYAFSTENWKRSPEEVKFLMNFNRDVIRRRRDEMDELGIRIRWVGRMPKLWKSVVQELQVAQEQTKDNDKMTLYFCVNYGGRAEIADAAQRIAQDVAAGKLDPSKVNEKTFAKYIYYPDMPDVDLFVRPSGEQRTSNYLIWQSAYAEMVFQDVLWPDFDRRDLWRACLEYAQRDRRFGGAQEAAPAVEPASGA
- the recO gene encoding DNA repair protein RecO encodes the protein MSLFRDDGVVLRTQKLGEADRIITLLTRGHGRVRAVARGVRRTKSKFGARLEPFSHVDVQFFARGSELIGRGLPLCTQSETIAPYGGRIVTDYARYTAGTAMLETAERFTDHEGEPAVQQYLLLVGGLRTLARGEHAPHLILDAFLLRSLAVNGYAPSFEDCARCGMPGPNRFFSIAAGGAVCTDCRVPGSVVPSAEALTLLSALLSGDWATADACEARHAREGSGLVSAYLHWHLERGLRSLRYVEQ
- a CDS encoding TerB family tellurite resistance protein, which encodes MRSTRGQRALRTGLYGLRTAWDVVGDGEFFCQDCGGDRNYRRLTGRRRLTVLGVPLLRRGETGPVVECADCGAHVGTEALEHPTTTRFSTMLREAVHTVALAVLASGGTPRTALETAAHTVREAGLDDCSQEQLLTVVEVLTADIGHDDGVGAAGACGAALAIELHEVLTPLAHHLVPAGRESVLLQGARIALADGPYGAAEREVLTTVGRALRICPEDTARLLTEAARMPS
- the leuA gene encoding 2-isopropylmalate synthase; its protein translation is MTTVNISGNSVGRPTPITNATQLQKTSGMPIHKYGRYEAVEIPDRTWPDKRITVAPRWLSTDLRDGNQALIDPMSPARKREMFDLLVKMGYKEIEVGFPASGETDFAFVRSIIEEGAIPEDVTISVLTQSREELIERTIESLRGAHRATVHLYNATAPTFRRVVFRGTKEQVKQIAVDGTRLVMEYAEKILGGDTIFGYQYSPEIFTDTELDFALEVCEAVCDVWQPEEGREIILNLPATVERSTPSTHADRFEWMSRNLSRREFVCLSVHPHNDRGTAVAAAELALMAGADRVEGCLFGQGERTGNVDLVTLGMNLFSQGVDPQIDFSQIDEIRRTSEYCNQMEVHPRHPYAGDLVYTSFSGSHQDAIKKGFDAMEADAAAQGKTVDDIEWAVPYLPIDPKDVGRSYEAVIRVNSQSGKGGIAYVLKNDHKLDLPRRMQIEFSRIIQAKTDAEGGEVTPAQIWSAFEDEYLPNTGDAEARWGRVQIRSGQTTTEQDGRDTLTVEATVDGADTVLTGTGNGPISAFFEALAGIGIDARLLDYTEHTMSEGASSQAASYIECAIDGKVLWGIGIDANTTRASLKAVVSAVNRAGR
- a CDS encoding M4 family metallopeptidase, translating into MISRSNDGSGIHPVFCTIVPPHLLDQLAQSDDPAVAGPARRTLDTDGTRRTLRHAASLAATAPAPATAGAVPSKPRRTLYDCRHHTVLPGRKVRGEGDEPTGDASVNRAYAGFGATFDLLLSAYGRSSLDGKGMRLIGSVHYDRDYNNAFFDGQQMVFGDGDNEVFLDFTLSIDVIAHELAHGLTQHTANLVYEGQPGALNESVSDVFGSLVKQYSLGQSAEQADWLIGAGLLAPRVTGEGLRSLKAPGTAYDDDVLGKDPQPASMEDYIETDDDNGGVHLNSGIPNRAFYLAASALGGNAWERAGQIWYDVLTGGELTATADFADFARLTVAAARDRFGDGDEREAVIKGWSEVGVPTT
- a CDS encoding protealysin inhibitor emfourin; protein product: MRIRVSRTGGFAGLSRRGEIDTAGREDAADWESLARSALAEGAGSPPAGVPDGFRYTITVDGRSVHCADPDLTEDQRTLVSRVLREGA
- the era gene encoding GTPase Era; translated protein: MGAMSARPNPEAAARQATDTAPHRAGFACFVGRPNAGKSTLTNALVGQKVAITSNRPQTTRHTVRGIVHRDDAQLILVDTPGLHKPRTLLGERLNDVVRTTWAEVDVIGFCLPADQKLGPGDKFIIKELAAIKKTPKIAVITKTDLVDSRALAEQLLAVSQLGQELGFEWAEIVPVSAVKDEQVGLLADLIAPLLPVSPPLYPEGDLTDEPEQVMVAELIREAALEGVRDELPHSIAVVVEEMLPRENRPADRPLLDIHANVYIERPSQKGIIIGPKGQRLKDVGTKSRKQIEALLGTPVFLDLHVKVAKDWQRDPKQLRKLGF
- a CDS encoding YnfA family protein, translated to MFVARSAALFVVAALFEIGGAWLVWQGIREHRGWAWIGAGVIALGVYGAVATLQSDDNFGRILAAYGGVFVAGSIAWGMVADGYRPDRWDITGALICLAGMAVIMYAPRGH
- a CDS encoding cytidine deaminase — its product is MTDSTDLGAEDRKIVTLARSARARNGVPEGAAVRDETGRTYVAGTVALESLRLTALQTAVAMAVASGATSLEAAAVVSDAEAPSDADRAAVRDLGGADTPVFLAGPDGNVRVRVTAG